One genomic segment of Salinigranum rubrum includes these proteins:
- a CDS encoding TOBE domain-containing protein codes for MSLSARNRLSGTVQRVETSGLMAEVVVELDGGQTVTAIITSGSADRLGLEAGSEVDAVVKATEVMIDAH; via the coding sequence ATGAGTCTCAGTGCTCGCAACCGGCTGTCCGGAACCGTCCAGCGCGTCGAAACGAGCGGGTTGATGGCCGAAGTCGTCGTCGAACTCGACGGCGGGCAGACCGTGACGGCCATCATCACGAGCGGGTCCGCCGACCGCCTGGGCCTCGAAGCCGGCAGCGAGGTCGACGCGGTGGTCAAGGCGACCGAAGTGATGATCGACGCCCACTAA